A window from Sphingobacterium hotanense encodes these proteins:
- the secY gene encoding preprotein translocase subunit SecY, with product MKKLITTLTNIWKIEELRNRILNTLLFLLIYRIGCHVVLPGVNPDALVVNREGGNDIMNLINMFAGGSFSRAAIFALGVMPYISASIVVQLLGIAVPAFQKMQKEGESGRKKMTQITRYLTVAITLVQSIAYVKTQIGPEAKTIADPMFSILSAIVLTAGTLFVMWLGEKITDKGIGNGISLIIMAGIIAQLPAGITAEWGSRMSPSGGGPIPLLLEFVALFFVVIFTILVVQGVRKIPVQYAKKIVGNKQIGGVRQYIPLKVNAAGVMPIIFAQAIMFLPMSLTQFFPNVQSDFLTSLSNYTSVTYNVVFALLIIAFTFFYTAIMVNPQQMSEDMKKNGGFIPGVKPGYETNLFIDNVISHITFPGAIFVAVIAILPAIATLFGVNNQFAHFYGGTSLLILVGVVLDTIQQIESHLLMRHYDGLMKTGRVKGRSSATTVEGYDQSAI from the coding sequence ATGAAGAAACTAATCACAACCTTAACCAATATATGGAAGATTGAAGAACTACGTAATCGTATTTTAAATACGTTACTATTTCTTTTAATATACCGCATAGGATGTCACGTGGTATTGCCAGGTGTTAATCCGGATGCATTGGTAGTAAACAGAGAAGGTGGTAATGATATTATGAACCTAATCAATATGTTTGCCGGTGGATCTTTTTCACGTGCGGCAATTTTTGCATTAGGCGTAATGCCATACATCTCCGCATCTATCGTTGTGCAGTTATTGGGGATAGCTGTTCCTGCTTTTCAGAAAATGCAAAAAGAGGGAGAGTCTGGGCGTAAGAAGATGACGCAAATTACTCGTTACCTAACAGTAGCGATTACTTTGGTACAGTCAATTGCATACGTGAAGACACAAATCGGTCCTGAAGCGAAAACTATTGCTGATCCGATGTTCTCTATTCTTTCTGCAATCGTGTTGACAGCAGGTACACTGTTTGTGATGTGGCTAGGTGAGAAGATTACTGATAAAGGTATCGGTAATGGTATTTCACTTATTATTATGGCAGGTATTATCGCGCAGCTTCCTGCAGGTATTACAGCAGAGTGGGGATCAAGAATGAGTCCTAGTGGTGGTGGTCCAATTCCATTGTTATTAGAATTCGTAGCCTTGTTCTTCGTTGTAATATTTACCATTCTTGTGGTTCAAGGGGTTCGTAAGATTCCTGTACAATACGCTAAGAAAATCGTTGGAAATAAACAAATCGGTGGTGTTCGTCAGTACATTCCTTTGAAAGTGAATGCAGCAGGTGTAATGCCAATCATTTTCGCGCAAGCGATCATGTTCCTTCCGATGTCCTTAACGCAGTTCTTCCCGAACGTGCAATCGGACTTCCTGACGTCTTTGAGTAACTATACATCTGTGACGTATAATGTTGTATTTGCTTTGTTGATCATCGCATTTACATTCTTCTACACCGCAATCATGGTTAATCCTCAGCAGATGTCGGAGGATATGAAAAAGAATGGTGGATTTATTCCGGGCGTTAAACCTGGATATGAAACTAATTTGTTTATCGATAATGTGATTTCTCACATTACATTCCCAGGGGCAATATTTGTAGCTGTGATTGCTATTTTACCAGCGATTGCTACATTGTTTGGTGTTAACAACCAATTCGCTCATTTCTATGGTGGTACTTCGTTGTTGATCTTAGTAGGGGTAGTGTTGGATACCATCCAACAAATTGAAAGTCACTTGTTGATGCGCCACTACGACGGATTGATGAAGACAGGTAGAGTAAAAGGCCGTAGCTCGGCAACAACAGTTGAGGGTTACGACCAATCAGCAATTTAA
- the map gene encoding type I methionyl aminopeptidase: MSKVYYKTDEEIEQVRESANVLSQLLAEIASLVKPGITTLSLDQFAFEFIKDHKGTPAFLNYHGFPYSLCISVNDQIVHGFPSEYVLQEGDIVSVDGGVNLNGFISDSAYTFGVGEISPEAQQLLDVTKASLYKGIDEAVAGKRVGDISAAVQEYVTRYNYGIVRELVGHGVGFHLHEKPEVPNYGKRGSGPKLEEGLVICIEPMINAGKGGVKFWDDGWTVSTIDGKLSAHFEQMVAIRKGKPDVLLNFDAIEKVLDKK, translated from the coding sequence ATGTCTAAAGTATATTATAAAACAGACGAAGAAATTGAGCAAGTGCGAGAGTCAGCAAATGTACTCTCGCAGTTACTTGCTGAAATTGCTTCGTTAGTTAAACCGGGTATCACAACATTGTCTCTTGATCAGTTCGCTTTTGAATTTATCAAAGATCATAAAGGTACACCTGCGTTTTTAAATTACCACGGTTTTCCGTACTCGCTTTGTATTTCGGTGAATGATCAAATCGTTCATGGTTTTCCAAGTGAGTATGTGTTGCAAGAGGGAGACATCGTGTCTGTTGATGGTGGTGTTAATTTAAATGGTTTTATTAGTGACTCTGCTTATACTTTTGGTGTAGGTGAGATCTCTCCGGAAGCACAGCAATTACTGGATGTTACTAAAGCTTCACTTTACAAAGGTATTGATGAAGCGGTAGCTGGTAAACGTGTCGGGGATATATCTGCAGCCGTTCAAGAATACGTAACGCGTTATAACTATGGTATTGTTCGCGAACTTGTAGGACACGGTGTTGGTTTCCATTTACATGAGAAACCTGAAGTGCCAAACTACGGTAAGCGAGGTTCCGGTCCTAAACTTGAAGAGGGGTTAGTAATTTGTATTGAACCTATGATCAATGCAGGTAAAGGAGGCGTGAAGTTTTGGGACGATGGATGGACAGTAAGTACCATTGATGGTAAACTTTCAGCTCACTTTGAGCAGATGGTTGCGATCAGAAAGGGCAAACCGGACGTATTATTAAATTTTGATGCAATAGAGAAAGTTTTAGATAAAAAGTAG
- the infA gene encoding translation initiation factor IF-1, which produces MAKQASIEQDGIIKEALSNAMFRVELENGHEIIAHISGKMRMHYIKILPGDKVKLEMSPYDLTKGRITYRYK; this is translated from the coding sequence ATGGCTAAACAAGCCTCGATAGAACAAGACGGTATCATAAAGGAAGCACTTTCAAACGCGATGTTTCGTGTAGAGCTAGAGAATGGTCATGAGATCATTGCCCACATTTCTGGGAAAATGCGCATGCACTACATCAAAATTCTGCCGGGTGATAAAGTGAAGTTGGAAATGTCTCCATATGATTTAACCAAAGGAAGAATTACATACCGCTATAAATAG
- the ykgO gene encoding type B 50S ribosomal protein L36: MKVRASIKKRSADCKIIRRKGKVFVINKKNPKFKQRQG, from the coding sequence ATGAAAGTTAGAGCATCAATTAAAAAACGCAGTGCGGATTGTAAGATCATCCGTCGCAAAGGAAAAGTTTTTGTAATTAACAAAAAGAACCCTAAGTTCAAACAACGTCAAGGGTAG
- the rpsM gene encoding 30S ribosomal protein S13: MARISGIDLPKNKRGVIGLTYIFGIGRSTAAYILDKAGIDQNVKVQEWNDDQLAAIRTIINDEIKVEGALRSEVQLNIKRLMDIGCYRGLRHRKHLPVRGQRTKNNSRTRKGKRKTVANKKKATK; this comes from the coding sequence ATGGCAAGGATATCAGGTATAGATTTACCTAAAAACAAAAGAGGTGTTATTGGCCTTACCTATATTTTCGGTATTGGTCGTTCCACTGCTGCTTATATCTTAGATAAAGCAGGCATCGATCAGAACGTGAAAGTTCAGGAATGGAATGATGATCAATTAGCTGCAATTCGTACTATCATCAACGATGAAATCAAAGTTGAAGGTGCATTACGTTCAGAAGTACAATTGAACATCAAACGTTTGATGGATATTGGTTGTTACCGTGGATTACGCCACCGTAAACACTTACCAGTTCGTGGTCAACGCACTAAAAACAACTCTCGTACTCGTAAAGGAAAACGTAAGACAGTTGCTAACAAGAAAAAAGCTACTAAATAA
- the rpsK gene encoding 30S ribosomal protein S11, translating into MAKSKKVTKKRIVVIEPVGQAHINATFNNIIVTLTNNQGQTISWSSAGKMGFKGSKKNTPYAASQAANDCGKVAYDLGLRKVEVFVKGPGAGRESAIRSLQTIGIDVTTIKDITPLPHNGCRPPKRRRV; encoded by the coding sequence ATGGCTAAAAGTAAAAAAGTTACTAAAAAACGTATCGTAGTTATTGAGCCTGTTGGTCAAGCTCATATCAACGCTACTTTTAACAACATCATCGTAACTTTGACTAACAATCAAGGTCAAACAATTTCATGGTCTTCAGCTGGTAAGATGGGCTTCAAAGGTTCTAAAAAGAACACTCCATATGCTGCTTCACAAGCTGCTAACGACTGTGGTAAAGTTGCATACGACTTAGGATTGCGTAAAGTTGAAGTTTTTGTAAAAGGACCTGGTGCTGGACGTGAGTCGGCGATCCGTTCTTTACAAACAATTGGAATCGACGTAACGACGATTAAGGATATTACTCCACTTCCTCACAACGGTTGTCGTCCTCCAAAACGTAGAAGAGTTTAA
- the rpsD gene encoding 30S ribosomal protein S4 has product MARYTGPKSKIARKFREPIFGPDKALEKKNYPPGQHGPSKRRGKQSEYAIQLLEKQKAKYTYGVLERQFSNLFVKAAAKQGITGENFLKLLEARLDNIVYRLGIAPTRSAARQLVSHKHITVNGQVVNIPSYSIRPGDVIEVRERSKSLEAISNSVAGRKINKFSWLEWDANELKGTFVTYPERADIPENIKENLIVELYSK; this is encoded by the coding sequence ATGGCAAGATATACAGGACCTAAGTCCAAAATCGCTCGTAAATTTAGAGAGCCAATTTTCGGCCCAGATAAGGCATTAGAAAAGAAAAACTATCCTCCAGGCCAACACGGTCCTTCAAAAAGAAGAGGAAAACAATCTGAATATGCAATTCAGTTATTAGAGAAACAAAAAGCTAAATATACTTACGGTGTATTAGAGCGTCAATTCTCTAACTTATTCGTAAAAGCAGCAGCAAAACAAGGTATTACAGGTGAGAACTTCTTGAAATTATTAGAAGCACGTTTAGATAATATCGTTTACCGTTTAGGAATCGCTCCTACACGTTCAGCTGCTCGTCAATTAGTTTCGCACAAGCATATTACTGTTAACGGTCAAGTAGTTAACATTCCATCATATAGCATTCGCCCTGGTGATGTTATTGAAGTTCGCGAGCGTTCGAAATCATTAGAAGCGATTTCAAACTCGGTAGCTGGAAGAAAAATCAACAAATTCAGCTGGTTAGAGTGGGATGCAAACGAATTGAAAGGTACTTTCGTAACTTACCCTGAAAGAGCTGACATTCCAGAGAACATTAAAGAAAATTTAATTGTAGAGTTATACTCTAAATAA
- a CDS encoding DNA-directed RNA polymerase subunit alpha: MAILAFQRPDKVIMQKSTDFDGTFEFRPLEPGFGVTIGNALRRILLSSLEGYAITSVRFSGVSHEFSTIKGVVEDVTEIILNLKQVRFKKTGEQGDNEKIFVVINGQDQFTAGDITKFSNNFTVLNPELVICNMDNSVTVEVEISVGKGRGYVNAEENKVVDGPVGMIAIDSIYTPIKNVKYTIENYRVEQKTDYEKLLLDISTDGSIHPEDALKEAAKILIQHFMLFSDENMLLESQTKEETKVVDEEILHMRKILKTELVDLDLSVRALNCLKAADIRTLAELVTYDVADMLKFRNFGKKSLSEIQELVKSKGLSFGMNLSKYKLDEE; this comes from the coding sequence ATGGCAATTTTAGCATTTCAAAGACCGGATAAAGTTATCATGCAAAAATCAACTGATTTTGATGGTACTTTCGAATTTCGTCCATTAGAACCAGGTTTTGGTGTAACTATTGGTAATGCTTTGCGCCGTATTTTATTGTCCTCTCTAGAAGGATATGCAATTACGTCGGTAAGATTTTCAGGCGTTTCGCACGAATTCTCTACGATTAAAGGCGTGGTAGAAGATGTTACGGAAATCATTCTTAATTTGAAGCAAGTACGTTTCAAAAAGACTGGTGAGCAAGGCGATAACGAGAAAATCTTTGTAGTTATCAACGGCCAAGATCAATTTACAGCTGGAGACATTACTAAATTCTCTAACAATTTCACTGTATTAAACCCTGAATTGGTTATCTGTAACATGGATAACTCCGTTACTGTAGAGGTTGAAATCTCGGTAGGTAAAGGTCGTGGTTATGTGAATGCGGAAGAAAATAAAGTAGTTGACGGTCCTGTTGGAATGATCGCGATCGATTCTATCTACACTCCGATCAAAAATGTAAAATATACCATTGAGAACTATCGTGTTGAGCAAAAGACTGACTACGAGAAATTGTTGTTAGACATCTCTACTGATGGTTCTATTCATCCAGAAGATGCTTTGAAAGAAGCAGCTAAAATCTTAATTCAACACTTCATGTTATTCTCTGATGAGAACATGTTGTTGGAATCTCAAACTAAAGAAGAGACTAAGGTTGTTGATGAAGAGATCTTACACATGCGTAAGATTTTGAAAACGGAGTTAGTTGACTTAGATCTTTCAGTTCGTGCTTTGAACTGTTTGAAAGCAGCTGATATCCGCACATTAGCAGAATTAGTAACTTACGACGTTGCAGATATGTTGAAATTCCGCAACTTCGGTAAGAAATCTTTAAGCGAGATTCAAGAGTTAGTTAAATCTAAAGGTTTATCGTTTGGTATGAACTTGTCTAAGTACAAGCTAGACGAAGAATAA
- the rplQ gene encoding 50S ribosomal protein L17 gives MRHGKKVNHLGRTDSHRKAMLANMATSLIKHKRITTTLAKAKALRTYVEPLITKSKNDTTHSRRTVFAYLKDKDAVTILFREVSEKVASRPGGYTRIIKLENRLGDNAEMAFIELVDYNEVYGKTAKTEKKSTRRRSTSKKKPTETEAKAPVAKGDDLTIVEGIGPKIAEVLAAAGIDTYAELAKTDAEKVKEILAEAGSNFNTSDPTTWAEQAQLAADGKFEELEKLKAELDGGKKVDE, from the coding sequence ATGAGACACGGAAAAAAAGTTAATCACTTAGGCCGCACTGACAGTCACCGTAAGGCGATGTTAGCTAACATGGCGACTTCATTAATTAAACACAAACGTATTACTACGACTTTAGCAAAAGCTAAAGCTTTACGTACTTACGTTGAGCCTTTGATTACAAAATCTAAAAACGACACTACACATTCACGTCGTACGGTATTCGCTTACTTAAAAGATAAAGATGCTGTTACTATCTTATTCCGCGAAGTATCTGAAAAAGTTGCTTCTCGTCCAGGTGGTTACACTCGTATCATCAAATTGGAAAACCGTTTAGGTGATAACGCAGAGATGGCATTTATCGAATTAGTAGACTACAACGAAGTTTACGGAAAAACTGCTAAAACTGAGAAAAAATCTACTCGTCGTCGTTCTACATCAAAGAAAAAACCTACTGAGACTGAAGCAAAAGCTCCAGTTGCTAAAGGTGATGATTTAACAATCGTTGAAGGTATCGGTCCTAAAATTGCTGAAGTATTAGCAGCTGCTGGAATCGATACTTACGCTGAATTAGCTAAAACTGATGCAGAAAAAGTTAAAGAAATTTTAGCTGAAGCTGGTTCTAACTTCAATACTTCTGATCCTACTACTTGGGCTGAACAAGCACAATTAGCAGCTGACGGTAAATTCGAAGAATTAGAAAAATTGAAAGCTGAATTAGACGGCGGTAAAAAAGTTGATGAATAA
- a CDS encoding aspartate aminotransferase family protein, with protein MELFNVYPVNPINIVKAKGSLVWDEQGTEYLDLYGGHAVISIGHTHPHYVEALKNQLDKIGFYSNSVLIPIQQQLARQLGEVSGKSDYTLFLCNSGAEANENALKLASFHTGRKKIIAFNKSFHGRTSLAVAATDNPSIVAPVNQTDNVVFLPFNDEEALTKAFREYGDEIAAVIIEGIQGVGGIRAASVSFLKAIRSLSDTYGAVYIADSVQCGYGRTGSFYSHDYAGVEADIYTMAKGMGNGFPIGGITIAPKFKASYGLLGTTFGGNHLACAAAVAVLDVIKEENLLQNAEQVGNYLIEELKKFDQVLEVRGRGLMIGIELPEELAQVKKDLLLINKIFTGEAKPNVIRILPALNITKEIADRFLTAFDERLKA; from the coding sequence ATGGAACTTTTTAATGTTTACCCTGTTAATCCTATCAATATCGTAAAAGCAAAAGGATCATTGGTATGGGATGAACAAGGCACAGAGTACTTGGATCTGTACGGCGGCCACGCTGTCATTTCTATAGGCCATACGCATCCTCACTATGTGGAGGCGCTTAAAAATCAGTTGGATAAGATTGGTTTTTATTCAAATTCCGTTTTAATTCCTATTCAACAACAACTTGCCCGACAGTTAGGCGAGGTGTCTGGAAAGTCTGACTATACCTTATTTCTTTGTAATTCCGGTGCTGAAGCGAATGAGAATGCATTGAAATTAGCATCCTTTCATACCGGAAGGAAGAAGATAATTGCTTTCAACAAGTCGTTTCATGGTCGTACGTCGTTAGCGGTTGCTGCGACCGATAACCCTAGCATTGTTGCGCCAGTTAATCAAACTGACAATGTTGTGTTTCTTCCGTTTAATGACGAAGAAGCTTTAACTAAAGCATTTCGGGAGTATGGAGACGAAATCGCTGCTGTCATTATTGAAGGAATTCAAGGTGTCGGTGGTATTCGCGCGGCATCGGTTTCCTTTTTAAAAGCTATTCGTTCATTGAGCGATACTTACGGTGCAGTATATATTGCAGATTCCGTGCAATGTGGTTATGGAAGAACTGGTTCGTTCTATTCGCATGACTATGCAGGTGTAGAAGCAGATATCTATACGATGGCTAAAGGTATGGGAAATGGTTTCCCTATTGGCGGTATCACTATAGCTCCAAAGTTCAAGGCGTCATATGGTTTATTAGGCACTACCTTTGGTGGAAATCACTTAGCATGCGCTGCAGCTGTTGCCGTATTAGATGTTATCAAAGAGGAGAATCTACTTCAGAATGCTGAGCAAGTTGGGAATTATTTGATTGAGGAACTTAAGAAGTTTGATCAGGTGTTGGAAGTTAGGGGCCGGGGGTTGATGATCGGTATTGAGTTACCTGAAGAGCTTGCGCAAGTGAAGAAAGATCTATTGTTGATCAACAAGATTTTTACAGGAGAGGCAAAGCCGAATGTGATTCGTATTTTACCAGCATTGAATATTACTAAAGAAATTGCAGATCGCTTTTTAACAGCTTTTGACGAGCGTTTGAAAGCTTAA
- a CDS encoding Rossmann-fold NAD(P)-binding domain-containing protein, whose translation MKNFFSVADVKNLKAIVDEALTLKANPFGNEDLGKHKTIGLVFLNPSLRTRLSTQKAAMNLGMQVIVMNMDKDGWALETRDGVIMNGTTVEHIREAAAVMGEYCDILGLRSFPSLKDKEADYTEDLFNKFVKFAGVPVVSLESATRHPLQSLTDLITITEHKKKDKPKVVLAWAPHVKALPQAVPNSFAEWMCKAQEEGLVDFTIAHPVGYELSEGFTEGANISNKLDEALADADFVYVKNWSSFREYGAVYPVSEDWMMNNEKLKLTNDAKVMHCLPVRRDLELSSEILDGPNSLVIKEAGNRVWAAQVVLKRLLEGLK comes from the coding sequence ATGAAGAACTTTTTTTCTGTAGCGGATGTAAAAAATCTAAAAGCTATAGTAGACGAGGCATTAACGTTAAAAGCCAATCCTTTTGGCAACGAAGACCTTGGCAAGCATAAAACAATTGGTTTGGTTTTCTTAAATCCAAGTCTTCGTACGCGTCTTAGTACCCAAAAGGCAGCGATGAATCTTGGGATGCAGGTCATTGTGATGAACATGGATAAAGATGGCTGGGCATTAGAGACTCGTGACGGCGTTATTATGAATGGCACGACCGTAGAGCACATCCGAGAGGCTGCGGCTGTTATGGGCGAGTATTGCGATATCCTGGGACTACGTTCATTTCCATCACTGAAAGATAAGGAAGCAGACTATACCGAAGATCTATTTAATAAATTCGTCAAGTTCGCAGGCGTACCGGTGGTATCTTTAGAAAGTGCTACTAGACATCCATTGCAGAGTCTAACCGATTTGATTACCATTACAGAGCATAAAAAGAAAGATAAACCTAAAGTAGTACTTGCTTGGGCGCCTCATGTGAAAGCACTTCCGCAAGCTGTTCCAAACTCGTTTGCAGAGTGGATGTGTAAGGCACAAGAAGAGGGCTTGGTGGATTTCACTATTGCGCATCCGGTTGGATACGAATTATCCGAAGGATTTACGGAGGGGGCCAACATCAGTAACAAACTTGATGAAGCCTTGGCCGACGCGGATTTCGTGTATGTAAAAAACTGGTCTTCTTTCAGAGAATACGGAGCGGTATATCCGGTATCTGAGGATTGGATGATGAATAATGAAAAATTAAAGCTGACAAATGATGCGAAGGTTATGCATTGTCTACCTGTTAGACGCGACCTTGAGTTATCATCAGAAATTCTCGACGGGCCGAATTCTTTAGTGATCAAAGAAGCAGGCAATCGTGTGTGGGCTGCGCAAGTGGTATTGAAGAGGTTGTTGGAGGGTTTGAAATAA
- the argB gene encoding acetylglutamate kinase translates to MSVLNIIKIGGNIIDDSVQLDAFLEKFSALQGRKILVHGGGKIATRIAADLGIEAKMVEGRRITDGPMLDVVTMVYAGLTNKNIVANLQKLNCDAIGLCGADANVIKAIKRPVRDIDYGFAGDILADSVNSLAIKKLLEAEFTPVFSAITHNGMGQLLNTNADTIASSLAIALSNVYEVSLIYCFEKNGVLLDVDNENSVIETIRSGEFQQLKDNKIIHDGMIPKLQNAFDAIAKGVSNVYIGNANNLHLYQQRKFGTCLIA, encoded by the coding sequence ATGTCGGTATTAAACATTATAAAAATCGGTGGAAACATCATTGACGATTCTGTTCAATTAGATGCTTTCCTCGAAAAATTCTCTGCGTTGCAGGGACGTAAAATATTAGTCCACGGTGGTGGCAAAATCGCAACGCGTATCGCTGCCGATTTAGGTATAGAAGCTAAGATGGTCGAAGGACGTCGCATCACTGATGGACCGATGCTGGATGTGGTTACCATGGTCTACGCGGGGCTTACCAACAAGAATATAGTAGCCAATCTGCAAAAGCTGAATTGCGATGCTATAGGCTTGTGCGGGGCTGATGCCAATGTAATCAAGGCGATCAAACGTCCGGTTCGGGACATTGACTACGGATTTGCCGGAGATATCCTTGCAGATTCGGTGAATTCCCTTGCGATAAAGAAACTTCTGGAAGCCGAATTCACGCCGGTTTTTTCTGCAATTACTCATAATGGCATGGGGCAGCTTTTGAATACCAACGCAGATACCATTGCATCTTCCTTAGCCATCGCCCTGTCAAATGTCTACGAAGTTTCATTAATCTATTGCTTCGAGAAAAATGGTGTCCTATTAGACGTGGATAATGAAAACTCCGTAATCGAGACCATCCGTTCCGGAGAATTTCAGCAGTTAAAAGATAATAAAATTATACACGATGGCATGATTCCCAAGTTACAAAATGCATTTGATGCTATTGCAAAGGGGGTTAGCAATGTGTATATTGGCAATGCCAATAATTTACATCTGTACCAACAGCGTAAATTTGGCACTTGTTTAATTGCCTAA
- the proC gene encoding pyrroline-5-carboxylate reductase, translating into MQKITIIGGGNIGLSLAKGLVKADYCQADAITITRRSMVSLEEEKNAGFGVSENNVEAIQGADYIVLAILPQQIRKVLDELQPSLSPNQIVISVVSGVTCADIKEVIGNDKTVIRVMPNTAIAIGQSMTCMATDNATDAQIKAVTTMFETVGSVVLINEDLMTSATALCACGIAFFLRSIRAASQGGVEIGFHAHDALKMAIQTAKGAADLLLQMESHPESEIDKVTSPKGCTIAGLNEMEHNGFSSAFIKGIKLSAKKAGGLYND; encoded by the coding sequence ATGCAAAAAATTACAATCATCGGAGGGGGTAATATCGGCCTTTCTTTAGCCAAGGGATTGGTGAAGGCTGATTATTGCCAAGCTGATGCAATCACGATCACTAGGAGATCGATGGTTTCATTAGAAGAGGAGAAGAACGCAGGCTTTGGAGTCAGCGAGAACAACGTCGAAGCCATTCAAGGTGCAGACTATATCGTGCTTGCTATTTTGCCTCAGCAGATTCGCAAAGTACTTGACGAACTACAGCCTTCTTTGAGTCCCAATCAGATTGTAATTTCAGTCGTGTCAGGTGTGACCTGCGCTGACATCAAAGAAGTCATCGGTAATGATAAAACAGTTATCCGAGTTATGCCGAATACAGCTATTGCTATTGGCCAATCGATGACCTGTATGGCGACTGATAACGCCACAGATGCTCAAATCAAAGCCGTTACGACAATGTTTGAAACGGTAGGTTCGGTAGTACTCATTAATGAGGATCTGATGACCTCGGCGACTGCATTGTGCGCCTGTGGTATTGCGTTCTTTTTACGTAGTATCCGCGCGGCATCTCAAGGAGGGGTAGAAATCGGTTTTCATGCACACGATGCGCTCAAAATGGCCATTCAAACCGCAAAAGGCGCCGCGGATCTACTCTTGCAGATGGAGAGTCATCCTGAAAGCGAGATCGATAAAGTTACCTCACCAAAAGGATGCACCATCGCAGGTCTCAATGAAATGGAACACAATGGCTTTAGCTCCGCATTTATCAAAGGCATAAAATTATCAGCTAAGAAAGCTGGAGGTTTATACAATGACTAA
- a CDS encoding M20 family metallo-hydrolase, which translates to MTNISELTSDSIALLKSMISTPSLSREEEHTAALIRQFFHTHEIPTEKVGNNIIAYNQFHSADKPYILLNSHHDTVKANPGYTKDPFQPLVEDGKLYGLGSNDAGGCLVSLIAAFRYFYAHQDLPFNLCLIASAEEEVSGKNGVEEAYKHVPACSFAIVGEPTLLNLAVAEKGLMVLDCAAHGQSGHAAREEGINAIYLALEDIAWFRSFQFPKLSSFLGPVKMSVTMIDAGSQHNVVPALCKYVVDVRSTDVYTNQEILDIIKSHVKSEVIARSTRLNPSTIAVDHPIVQSGIKLGKEIYGSPTMSDQALLPIPSIKVGPGDSARSHTADEFIYLHEIEDGIAFYISLLNNII; encoded by the coding sequence ATGACTAATATATCAGAACTGACGAGCGATAGTATCGCATTATTGAAAAGCATGATCAGTACCCCCTCGCTTAGTCGTGAGGAAGAGCACACTGCCGCTTTAATACGTCAATTCTTTCATACCCATGAAATCCCAACGGAAAAAGTTGGCAATAATATCATTGCATATAATCAATTTCATTCGGCCGACAAGCCATATATTCTTTTGAATTCCCATCATGATACCGTCAAAGCGAACCCTGGCTATACGAAAGATCCCTTTCAGCCGCTGGTGGAAGATGGTAAATTGTATGGGTTAGGAAGCAATGATGCCGGTGGTTGCTTGGTTTCCTTAATTGCAGCATTCCGTTATTTCTATGCTCATCAAGATCTCCCATTCAACTTATGCCTCATTGCATCAGCAGAGGAGGAAGTATCGGGGAAGAATGGGGTAGAAGAAGCTTACAAACATGTACCGGCTTGTAGTTTCGCTATTGTCGGCGAACCGACCCTCTTAAATCTAGCTGTTGCAGAGAAAGGATTAATGGTTTTGGACTGTGCTGCACATGGGCAATCCGGACATGCCGCGCGTGAAGAAGGCATAAACGCCATCTACTTAGCGCTGGAAGATATAGCATGGTTCCGAAGCTTTCAATTTCCGAAGCTTTCTAGCTTCCTAGGACCGGTTAAGATGAGCGTAACGATGATAGACGCGGGTTCACAGCATAACGTTGTTCCTGCGCTCTGTAAATACGTCGTCGATGTGCGAAGTACAGACGTTTATACCAATCAGGAAATATTGGATATCATCAAATCGCATGTGAAATCCGAGGTAATCGCCCGGTCTACCCGTTTGAATCCTTCAACCATTGCGGTCGATCATCCCATCGTACAGTCGGGTATCAAGCTTGGAAAGGAAATCTATGGGAGTCCGACGATGAGCGATCAGGCATTATTGCCGATTCCTTCAATTAAAGTCGGGCCTGGAGATTCAGCAAGATCGCATACAGCAGATGAGTTTATCTATTTACACGAAATTGAGGACGGTATAGCTTTCTATATCTCACTTCTAAATAATATTATATAA